One Ferviditalea candida genomic window carries:
- a CDS encoding dihydrolipoamide acetyltransferase family protein → MRVTKAAGTEVTVPHLAESLVSATIGKWMKKPGDYVEQYEVLCELITEKVNAEMPSPVEGVLKEILAEEGETVEVGGVICIIEEPGSATEATGQAVQHEASSAYRRGFEAADGDSSMRHRYSPAVQHLANEYRLDLTQIAGTGMGGRITRKDVREFIEGRQQRRPPAVDPQQADHQASPGREPADRQSPVRREEPQRRKEPLTTEKVPVRSTGLHLSETPRMPLIEVEPMQDTGRGEYFIDVTPIRNTIATRMRQSVTEIPHAWMMIEVDVTNLVLLRNKLKDEFRKQEGINLTYLAFMLKAVVNAIKDYPILNSVWAVDKIIVKKDINISLAVGTEDSVITPVIKKADRMNIAGLAREVDELSRRARTGKLKLDEVLGGTITVNNTGSFGSILSYPIINYPQAANLSFESIVKRPVVINDMIAVRSMVNICLSLDHRILDGLICGRFLQRLKENLEAFGPDTQLY, encoded by the coding sequence ATGAGAGTGACGAAAGCTGCCGGCACCGAGGTTACCGTGCCTCATCTGGCGGAAAGCCTGGTGTCTGCCACGATCGGCAAATGGATGAAAAAACCGGGGGATTACGTTGAGCAGTATGAGGTGCTCTGCGAATTGATCACGGAGAAGGTCAACGCGGAAATGCCTTCTCCCGTGGAAGGAGTTTTGAAGGAAATCCTTGCGGAGGAAGGGGAAACGGTGGAGGTCGGCGGGGTGATCTGCATCATCGAGGAGCCCGGCTCGGCGACGGAAGCAACCGGCCAAGCCGTACAGCACGAAGCCTCTTCCGCATATCGCCGGGGCTTCGAAGCGGCGGACGGGGATTCCTCCATGCGTCACCGCTATTCTCCCGCGGTTCAGCATTTGGCCAACGAATACCGGCTCGATCTGACGCAGATTGCCGGCACCGGCATGGGCGGCCGGATTACCCGGAAAGACGTGCGCGAATTCATTGAAGGACGGCAGCAGAGACGGCCGCCAGCGGTTGATCCTCAACAGGCGGACCATCAGGCTTCTCCCGGAAGGGAACCAGCGGATCGGCAATCCCCCGTCCGGAGGGAAGAGCCGCAGCGCCGGAAAGAGCCGCTTACGACCGAGAAAGTGCCTGTCCGCTCCACCGGACTTCACCTGTCGGAGACGCCGCGCATGCCGCTGATCGAGGTTGAGCCGATGCAGGATACCGGCAGGGGCGAGTATTTTATCGACGTCACGCCGATCCGCAACACAATCGCAACGCGGATGAGGCAAAGCGTGACGGAAATCCCCCATGCCTGGATGATGATCGAAGTGGATGTCACCAATCTGGTTCTGCTTCGAAACAAGCTGAAGGATGAATTCCGCAAGCAGGAAGGCATCAATCTGACCTATCTCGCCTTCATGCTGAAGGCGGTTGTCAATGCCATCAAGGATTATCCGATTCTTAATTCCGTGTGGGCCGTCGATAAAATCATCGTCAAAAAAGACATCAACATTTCGCTTGCCGTGGGAACGGAGGATTCCGTTATCACCCCGGTCATCAAAAAAGCCGACAGAATGAATATCGCCGGATTGGCAAGGGAAGTCGACGAGCTGTCCAGGAGGGCCAGAACAGGTAAGCTGAAATTGGATGAAGTGTTGGGAGGAACGATCACCGTCAACAATACGGGCTCCTTCGGATCAATTCTTTCCTATCCGATCATCAACTATCCACAGGCTGCCAACCTCTCGTTCGAGTCCATCGTCAAGCGGCCGGTCGTCATCAAC